ACCGTGTTGTCCGGTCCGGCTGCCAGCATCATGGGGGCCATTCCCTACGCCCCGGAGGGACAGGATGCCATTGTGCTGGATATCGGCGGGACCACCACGGACATTGCGTTTCTGGTGGACAAAGCCCCATTGCTTGAACCCGTGGGGATTCAGCGGGGCAGTTACAAAAGCCTGATCCGGTCTCTGCGCACCGATTCCAAAGGGATCGGCGGTGACAGCACCTTGCGTGTCAAGGACGGCAATCTGACCATCGGACCGGACCGCCAGGGACCGGCCATGGCGTTCGGAGGCCCTTTGCCCACGCCCACAGACGCCATGGTGGTGTTGAACGTCATGGATACCGGGGACCGGGAAAAGGCAACCGCCGGAATTGAAACCATTGCCCGGCAACTGGGCCTTTCGATTGAAGAGGCTGCTGAAAAGATATTTAAAACCTGCTGTACCATCATCTTGAAAAAAACCTTTGAAATGATCGATCAGATCAATTCCCAGCCCGTGTATACCGTGCACGATTTTCTGGAAGGCTATAAACTGAGCCCGCAGAAAATCCTGGTTCTGGGGGGACCGGCCCCGTTCTTCGCCCAAAAAATCGAAGACCTCTATCAGATCGATACCCTGGCCGTTCCCAACTCACCCGTGGCCAATGCCGTGGGCGCGGCCCTGGCCCGGACCACCTGTGAAGTCTCTTTGTACGCGGACACGGAACAAGGCATTGTCACGGCCCATGAAGAAGATTTTGCCGAGCCCATCTCCAAAACCTTTTCAGAAGATGATCTCATGGAAACCGCCTACACCCTGCTTAAGGAAAAAGCCATCAATTCCGGGGCTGATCCTGAAAACCTGGAAGAGGTGGAAGTGGTGGAATTCCAGAAATTCAATATCATCCGGAATTTTTCACCCCGGGGAAAGATCTTCCGCACCAAAATGCAACTCAAACCCGGCCTGATCAAAGGCTATGAAACGGTCTTACATTGAAGAGGGATTCCATGTTAAAAGCTTTGCATAAAACCGGACTGGTATTTTTCCCCGCCTTTGACTGGGCCATCGATCCCACCCATCCGGAACGGGAAGAGCGGCTGTTATACACCCAGGATCAGGTGACCGAAGAAGGAATCTTTGACATTCCGGGGATCATTGAATACAAGCCCATGCTGGCCACGGCCGAAGATATCCGGCGGGCCCAGTTCTGCGTCCCGGATGAAGCGGCCATCACCACGGAATCCCATCTCATCAGCGCGGGCGGGGCCAAGGTGATTGCCGATGCCGTCATGAACAAGGAAGTCAAAAACGGATTCGCCCTGATCCGGCCGCCGGGACATCATTCCATGCGGGTCTCCCACGGGGGCCGTGGGTTCTGCCACATCAACATCGAAGCCATCATGGTGGAATACATCCGGAGCCGCTATGGGGTCAAGCGCATTGCCATCGTGGACACCGACTGCCACCACGGGGACGGCACGGACAACATTTTCTGGCATGATCCGGATGTGCTGTTCATCTCCCTGCACCAGGACGGCCGGACCATGTTTCCGGGCACGGGCTTTCCCGGAGAACTGGGAGGTCCCAATGCCAAGGGCAGCAACCTGAACATTCCTCTGCCGCCGGGCACCTCCACTGAAGGATACCTGTATGTGATCAACCACTGCGTGCTGCCGGTGCTCAATGAATTCAAACCGGATCTGGTGATCAACTCCGCCGGTCAGGACAACCATTACACAGATCCATTGACCAACATGAACTTCTGCGCCCAGGGGTATGCCGAGCTCACGACCCTGCTCAAACCCGATATTGCCGTGCTGGAAGGCGGATATGCCATTGAAGGCGCATTGCCCTATGTCAATTTAGGCATCATCCTGGCCATGGCCGGCATTGACTATACCGGGGTGGTGGAACCGGACTACAACCCGGAAAAACTCAAGCAGTCCGTGAGCATTACCGATAAAATCAAGAAAACCACGGCACAGATCAACAAATACTGGTCCCAGCGGTTTCAGATGCGGGAGGATGCAGGGAAACCCGGAGAGATCCAGATCCGCCACAAAGAGATCTTCTATGATACCGACAATATTTTCGAACGCCAGAAGGAACGGGTCCGGATCTGCAAAGACTGCGGCGGCTGTTTTGAAATCGACTCCCAGGCCACCCCGGGGTTTCACATCCTGGGTGTCCACATTCCCATCAACGCCTGTCCCGCCTGTATTGAAAAAGGATATGAATTTTTCGACAAAGCTGTGGAAAATAAATATCACCATGTTTTTCTGATGGACCGGCCCAAAGGCAATTACCACATCAAATAGGCCGCACACGCCATGTCCCGATGTCTTCAGGGCCGAAATCTTGAGACCCGGGCCCGGGTGATCCGGTTGATCCGCCGGTTTTTCCATGACCATCAATATCTGGAAGTGGAAACACCCGTCCGGAGCCCGGCCGTTATTCCGGAAGCCCATATCGATCCGATCCTGTCCGAAACCCATTTTCTGATGGCCTCTCCGGAGCTGTATATGAAACGGCTGCTGGCCAGGGGATATCCGAAAATTTTCCAGATCTGCAAATGTTTCAGAAAAAACGAGCGAGGCCGATTTCACCTGCCCGAGATGACCCTGCTGGAATGGTATGGGGCCGGGGATACCTACCTGGATCTCATGGACCAGTGCCAGTCTCTGGTGCAGTATATTGCCCGGAAACTGGGCATGGCCGGCCGGTTGTGCTATCAGGGGGAGACCCTGGATCTGGCCCGGCCGTTTCAGCGGTTGAGTGTGCACCGGGCATTTGAAACCCATACCGGTATATCCTGTGACCAGGCCCTGGCCGACGGTCGGTTCGATGACATCATGGGATTTGAGATCGAACCCGGGCTGGGCCGAAACCAGCCGGTTTTTCTCATGGATTATCCCAAATCCCTGGCCAGTCTGGCGGCCCTGCATCCGGACAATCCCGGCCTGGCCCAAAGATGCGAATTCTACATGGCTGGTATTGAACTGGCCAACGGGTTTACGGAACTGACCGATGCCGACGTCCAGCGGGACCGGTTTAAAGAACAAAACCGGATCCGGCAGAGCGTTGGCATGCCGCCCCTGCCGATGCCCGACAGATTTTTGTCCGAACTGAAAGAAATGCCTTCCTGTGCCGGCATTGCTTTAGGCGTGGACCGGCTGGTGATGCTGTTTGCCGATGCCCCGTCCATCGACGAGGTGGTGGCGTTTACCCCTGAATCCTGCTGAGCAGGGCCGTGTTACAGAGTTGTCTTTGTTTCCTGGGCCCGCACAAATCCATACATGATGCCGCAGCCTGCCAGAAACAGGATCACGGCCCATCCCATCTGACCATCCATGGCCGGCACCACATTGACATTGGTGTATACAACCACGTCTTCCAGCCGGGTCACGATGCTGTTTTCCCGGACATACTGGGTTTCCAGTGCGGCCACCTGCTTGAACGGCCACAATGCCCACAACGACCCCAGCATCAGCCCCAGCAGAAACGCCATGGTGGCATCATAAAATCGCCTGAGCACAAAACTGATCAGCCTTGCAAACAAAAGTCCGCCCGCCAGAATACCCAGGCCGAAGCATCCCAGATACAGTATCGCCTCCACACGAAAAAACGGCAGGGCCGATATGGCGGACAGCACATCATAATACGCGCCCATCAGAATCAAAACCAGGGACCCGCTGATCCCGGGCAGCACCATGGCGGAAATGGAAACCGCTCCGCACAGGGCC
Above is a window of Desulfotignum balticum DSM 7044 DNA encoding:
- a CDS encoding hydantoinase/oxoprolinase family protein; amino-acid sequence: MIIGLDVGGTHTYAVLLSNQGVEKSVKVTTNHADLFSTVLSGFTQLLESIDPSQIERAVISTTLTTNAIIQQTMEPVGMIVSAGPGIDPEFFRTGEHYYAVSGSINHRGREKASVNEMQIQDIAKKMVDAGIEYVGVVSKFCVRNPSHEILIKRMLNKYFKKIFLGHHVSGNLNFPRRIATTHLNAAVFSLHKSFFEAVKKSLTEKGLTVPIQILKADGGTMSLEASMHFPGQTVLSGPAASIMGAIPYAPEGQDAIVLDIGGTTTDIAFLVDKAPLLEPVGIQRGSYKSLIRSLRTDSKGIGGDSTLRVKDGNLTIGPDRQGPAMAFGGPLPTPTDAMVVLNVMDTGDREKATAGIETIARQLGLSIEEAAEKIFKTCCTIILKKTFEMIDQINSQPVYTVHDFLEGYKLSPQKILVLGGPAPFFAQKIEDLYQIDTLAVPNSPVANAVGAALARTTCEVSLYADTEQGIVTAHEEDFAEPISKTFSEDDLMETAYTLLKEKAINSGADPENLEEVEVVEFQKFNIIRNFSPRGKIFRTKMQLKPGLIKGYETVLH
- a CDS encoding histone deacetylase family protein; this translates as MLKALHKTGLVFFPAFDWAIDPTHPEREERLLYTQDQVTEEGIFDIPGIIEYKPMLATAEDIRRAQFCVPDEAAITTESHLISAGGAKVIADAVMNKEVKNGFALIRPPGHHSMRVSHGGRGFCHINIEAIMVEYIRSRYGVKRIAIVDTDCHHGDGTDNIFWHDPDVLFISLHQDGRTMFPGTGFPGELGGPNAKGSNLNIPLPPGTSTEGYLYVINHCVLPVLNEFKPDLVINSAGQDNHYTDPLTNMNFCAQGYAELTTLLKPDIAVLEGGYAIEGALPYVNLGIILAMAGIDYTGVVEPDYNPEKLKQSVSITDKIKKTTAQINKYWSQRFQMREDAGKPGEIQIRHKEIFYDTDNIFERQKERVRICKDCGGCFEIDSQATPGFHILGVHIPINACPACIEKGYEFFDKAVENKYHHVFLMDRPKGNYHIK
- the epmA gene encoding EF-P lysine aminoacylase EpmA, which codes for MSRCLQGRNLETRARVIRLIRRFFHDHQYLEVETPVRSPAVIPEAHIDPILSETHFLMASPELYMKRLLARGYPKIFQICKCFRKNERGRFHLPEMTLLEWYGAGDTYLDLMDQCQSLVQYIARKLGMAGRLCYQGETLDLARPFQRLSVHRAFETHTGISCDQALADGRFDDIMGFEIEPGLGRNQPVFLMDYPKSLASLAALHPDNPGLAQRCEFYMAGIELANGFTELTDADVQRDRFKEQNRIRQSVGMPPLPMPDRFLSELKEMPSCAGIALGVDRLVMLFADAPSIDEVVAFTPESC